In the Vulpes vulpes isolate BD-2025 chromosome 12, VulVul3, whole genome shotgun sequence genome, TAAGGAAAAGCTACTCTTATGTCTTCCCTTAAATGCACTCCAAAATATGTAACTCTCTGGGAGTTCTCTTACATCCTAGTTGTTTCTTCTTTGAACTCCACCTAGAGAGAATGAAAGGCACCAGGCCTCACTCGTCAGTGTTCCTGGGACCTTTAGCACACGTCCAAATTACCTTCTAAAGCTTTTCCTATGTAGCAGGAAGATTCTTTCTTGTTTACAGAAATTTGGACTCAATCTAATGCTTTTAAATTAATCCCAATTTCCTATCCTATTTATCCAGAGCTCACTCTTCTTAAAACTTGCTACCTGATCACCTTTACATGCTTTAAAAACACTGCCTACTGGACTAGCCACTAAGACACTCCCATACCAACTCCCTCGTCACTCAACTAACTATGCATCTAACTTCCTGGTTTGTTGATCCATTTACCAAAAATGGTTCCTTCCAAGTACTTTTCCCCAACAGCTTTTATACTGTTCTCCCCTCTCCTAGGAGGAGTTAAGGTTCTAACTTCCCTTCTCAGTTCAAATAGGAACAGAAAACTTGATTAGCTTTGTCACAGTGTAGCCAGATGTGACAGGGCTGTATGCCCCATTCAGCAGGCTAGTAGAAACAGTGGGGTAAAACTAGAAGACTAAAGATTTCGAAGATGAGGGAGGGAACACGCTCAGTGCCACATTCAGTTTTTCTGAGACCCAGATGATTAGAAGCTAAATGAAAACTATGTAACATTCCAGGGTTAAAGTTATCTGCCCACAACCCAACTCCCTGGGCGCTGCCACACCTAGATTCCAACTATACTTACCTATTCTGAGCAGCATAGATACTGGCCAGCTTTAGAGAGATTTCAATGATTGCATTGTCCTCCTGttgggagaaaggaaatgaaaattcacAAGTCAATTTCCTAACAGATTATTTCTGATCAACATATAGACTGACTTGGCCTAAAAGCAAACGTCTTTCTCCTTTTGGAGGAATTAGGCAACTGAATCCCTCAACAATCATGTTTTCACATGAAAGATTACTCGTTGTTACACAgttctgaggggaaaaaataacctttttttttttttttttttttgccatagcaCATGTTGGGGGCTGGGTGGAGTTTTTAGGAagcaaaactattttgaaaactgCTTCAGCTAGGGCCCAATCCCAGGCAATGTCCTCACCTGTTGCATGCCCCCTCCAAGCAGGTAACTCATTgttgctttaaaaagtttttccgCCTGAAAgcataaggaaaagatttttcttttacttgggCCCTATCATCTATAGGATCCTGGATTCTAAATACTAGTCTGATGCATTACTCACTTGTaaaagaccacacacacacacacacacacacacacacactcatatacagagaaaaatatccttgagatgggaaaacagacaaaattacCAGGACCCCATCCTCTAGAGACCTTAAAAACTCTTCTGTGATGAGTACAAACCAACTTCAGAAATTAACTTGTCATCTAAACCTATTGTGGCAGAGACTGCAAACTATCCCCTAATTATTCACTCTCCCTTTAGTTACAAAATCTCCTCAGTTTTTAACAGGTCTACCTCCTTTACACTTAGGTATAGTCATATGATGTTTTGACCAAGAGATGCAGATAGAAGGAACGTGAACAATCTTTAAATCCTATTTTATAAGGAAGCTGCCTGCCCCTTCtgtcctcttcttcccttcctagAGACTGGAGGTGAGCCAGCTTACCTATGCAGATGacaatagatctttttttttttttttttttaatttatttatgatagtcacacagagagagagagaggcagagacacaggcagagggagaagcaggctccatgcactgggagcccgacgtgggattcgatcccgggtctccaggatcgcgccctgggccaaaggcaggcgccaaaccgctgcgccacccagggatccccagatgacAATAGGTCTTAAAAGGAACTCGGGCATGTGCACCACTTCATGGAGCAAAGGTACCTACCCTTCTTCAGTGCATAGGTACCTCTGGAATAATGCATTAAGAGAAATATACCCTCTTGTTTGAATCACTCTGTTTTAAGGTCTCTTTATTACAGCATTGCCTATACCCTTTCTAATAGAGTTCCCTTGAAGCCAGTCCTTCACAAATTCAAAATACCACAAAGTGATTTACTTACTTACATTTTCAAGCTGACCCCGTATAAATGCTAAGTTGGCCATCTGAAAGCAAATTACAAATTGCTTTTTAGTTTAGAGCACTGCGTTCTACTTATTTCAAAACCTTTAAGTTAATGACTCCCTTTTGCTTTTACCCTCTAAgcaaaaaaatacttcaaagagAAAGGTTTGTCACTAATTTGCTAAAATCAAAGTATAGCAATAGCATGAGCGTCAACAGCTGCACAATCTTGCTGATGACAAACCAAATGTAGATCTGTTCATcactgaaaaaacaaatactaatatttattttgggTCTAAGATTTAGACTTCATATAGCGCAGGGTAATAAAATTTTAGTACTCAAGGGtaactgaaaaccaaaaaaaattgaaaccaagagaaaacttagtaaaaacaaaaaccaaagagctTTACAACATCCTGAAGGTTAGGAGGGTAAAAGAGCTATCTTGCATCCACCCTTCATCATCAGTGGCTCACACTGGTTAGAAGAGTTACCAAATCATAAGTGTAAGTGATGGCCTTCCTGTTATCGCTCTGATAGGCAAGACGAAGAGCGTCATGTAAAATTAACTCAGCCTCTTCTGGCTCATCTTTCATGATGCTcaactgaaaagagaaaacaaagaaaacaatagaaaatgaaatgtaaagaaGCAGATGTATGTGCTACCTAAAGTGGATATGGCCATACATCCCAACACACAGAAGACAGCTAGCTATTCATTcgtcaagtatttattgaattccAACTATGTACCAGGCTTTAAGTCTACAACAGTGATGGGAGGgtcagcttcccttgcagctatGTGTAGCCACACCAAGTTTTTGCCAAAAGATGCAGACACTGGGAGCTTGAGCAATTTTTGCATCTTATAAGGAAGCTGCTTGCCCTACatcctctttttcccttcctactTCCTCCAGGAGTAATCCTGgagaataaataaacttaatgataaaaaccctgaaaaaaaGTAATAGGGAGGAATAGTAAAGGAGTCCCCTCTAACTGGGAGTGCAGAAGCCTTTGGAGAAAGTGACAGTTAAACCAAGGAAAGAAGGATGAGAAAGAGTCATCCAGGAATTATGGGGAAAGAAGACCCAGAGAGTAGAGGATGAACTGAATCCCTACAGGCTAAAGAGAATGGCcttcaaaaatcaatcaaggaAACACAAGTGGAGATGGTGAGCCAGAGGATTACTTCCAAATGGGTGGGCATGGCACAATGGCATAGATTATACACGGTGTTGCAGGCCATGGTAAGGAGTTTGGATTCTATAATACAGTGGGAAGTCACTCAAAATATTTAGGCAAAGAGGTAAtattcaatttgcatttttattttaacttaagtatttttttaagatttatttatttttagagagagagagagtacctgTGGTGTGGGTTGGGTAGGTggctctcaagcagactcccctgagaAGACTCAGAGGCTTAGctgaataagccacccaggcactcccccaatttatctttttttttttttttttttttttttttgatgccaGGCAGTGGCTATGTGGCCAGGATGACAGCAGAGGACATATAAAAGGGtggatttcagaattattttggaTTTGGTGGCAACAGGATTTGTTGTCGGGGTGTAAATGTACTGAGAAGCAGTGGGTAAGGTACCCACAGGTTTTAAGAATGACTACGAGGTTTCTAGGCCTTTTGAAAAACTGGGTAGATGGTAGCAAATGGAAGATGGTGAAGGCAATGTGCTGGGGAGGcctttgagatcaagagtcaagtgTGAGGGGTAGGTGAGGTCTCAACGTGGAGAGGGCATGTCAGTAACACACTGCAGTACAGGACTATAAATCTGGGCGTCTTTAGCACCGAGGCGGTATAGTGAGCCCCATGGTAGAAACGAAATAACCTGcggacaaaatagaaaagaatgtggAGAGTAGGAAGACTTCAGAATGAACAGAACCAAACCATGCACAACCGGCACTGAATTGCATTTTCTGGACACAACATACGTGCCAAATCCCTTACGCCAGTCCCTTCGTCTTGGCCGGCTCGATGGTAACACACACATTTCTGCTAATGCTCGGATAAAAGAGCGACGCCCGTGGTGCCACCTCCATCTGCACTGGAGACTGCAGCGGTCTGACTGCAGGCTCCGGAGTCTGACAAGCCTGGATGGATGCCAacaccgcccccctcccccccaaccatGACCCATCGAATTCCAGGCAAttccactccccctcccccggaCCCTCCATCCAGTCTTCGGGAAACTGGGGCGAGCACTGCGCACCCGCAAGGGCCAACATCAGGCCTCGCTCACAAAGGCCGCCTCACCTTGGCTCGCTTTAGCAGCTGGATGATCTCGGCCTCGGCCTCGTCCGCCGCGCCCTCGGCGGCGGCCCCGCCCGCTCCTtgccgctcctcctcctcctctgccgcAGCAGGCCTCGAGAACCAGGCGAGCGCTGCGGGAAGGGGCTCTGAGGTCACCGGGCCCGGCctgcgccccggcccccgcccggccggccccgcccggcccgcgcccctcACCTGCCAGCAGCGGCAGCAGGCCCGGGCCTCCGCCGCGCGGCGCGACTCGGGGTGCCGGCACCCCTACCTCAGGCGTCCGGCCTCCCGCGGGCCCCGGGAGCAGGTGCGCGGAGCAGGCCCGGCACCgccgccccgcggcccgcaggagGCCTCGGCCCAGACTCGGGCTCAGGAGCCGGTACATGCTCGCGCGGCGTCCTCAGCGCACTGCAGGCCCAGCCGGATCCCAGGACGTCCCGCCCCCAGAGCCCAGCGCGCACCGGATTGGTCGGGCCGCGAAGGGGGGAGGAGGCGTCGCCGTAGCCGCCCGCATGCGCGTGACGCGCGCCGACGTCACTGCGCCTCGCTCCGCTCTCGGCCGATGGCGGGAATCTTCCTGGGGTCGGTTCGAGCGTCGCGCCTCCTGGGCTCTCGAGGAAGCTATCGGCCTGTCACGCCATGGCGGGCGCCCCGACGGGAGTCACGCTGCCCGCTGTCGTCGAGGAACTCCTGACCGAGATGGCCGCGGCGGTGCAGGAGGAGGCACGAAGTACGGGCCCCGAGGGCGTGCGTGGGCGCTGTGGGCAGCGGACCTGGCCTGCCGCGGCTGGGCGGGGAGGCGAGGGGCGGAGCTCTctgggccggggggggggggggggcgttgccCCGGGGCTCCGCCGCCTGGTGCCTCCGAGCTTTTAACCAAAGCCTATGGTTCTACTCCTGAACCCCAGTtcgaaaagaaaagcaaagccagaTTTGTTTAGGGAGCAGCGTCGTGGTTCTCTGCAGGCCAGCGGGGCAGCAGGGACCGGAGTGCTGGGCGCTGCCCTCGAACCTGTGGGCAGGGGCCTCGGGCCAGGAGGGCGGCAGGGATCGGAGCTTGCGGGGACGAGCCTGCGGGGAGGTGAAATTCTTAATTAAGTTTGCTTGTGGTCTTTCCTCACACCCACCCCCAGATCTTAACTTTAATATCAGTGCGTACACGGTGTGCACCCAGATGAATATTTCGCAACCACAAAAACCAAATGCGTACGCAATGACTGGAGTAAATAGGGATCTTGTGAAAGTACCTGTTATTTCTCTGACCAGCAGAGGATGCTCTGTGACTGTGGTTACCAGAATCACCCATGTGATCTCAAGATGTGTTCACAGCGTGCTAGTGTTAagatgataattctattttttttaagatcttatttatttatagagacacagcgagagagagagagagaggcagagacacaggcagagggagaagcaggctccacgcagggagcccgacacgggactcgatcccaggactccaggatcacgccctgggctgaaggcggcgctaaaccgctgagccaccgggctgccctaaaatgatCATTCTAATCAAAATTCATTGATCAGTTAGAACTGCTCAGCCAGTGTCAAAAGGGCAGGTCAAAGGGCAGTTAATAGCAAGTCAGGCCTCAAAACTGTCACTGCTTTTTCACTTGGAtggcttttgttttaaaaggacTGCACTTTGAAAGGGTTTTATCATACGttaactgttttttaaaggattgagAAAAGTAATCTATACTGACACAAGCATAGTATTATATACGTTTGAAAGATTAGGCCAGCCAAGTATTCAAATATGTTCGGATCCCCAGAaggatgtggggggaaaaaacaatctCTTAACTCAAATATCGACGACTGAGTAGCTCGGtcaattaagcacctgcctttggctgggatcatgatcctgggatggagtcccacatcggggtccctgttCCCTGCTTCcaggggaaactgcttctccgtctttaaaaaaaaaagttagctcaAGCAGTGGTTGCCAAAAGTGGGCTCTGTCTGAATGGGTTAATCCATACACCATGACACTCTTGGAGGAACCCCAGTGGGTGCCCCAAATGCTCATGGCTCAGACAGAGGGACCACTGCCATTGATTCATGTTTCATTCCAGCAGAACCGTTTAgtgctgttttaaaatatgtgttctACATAGTAATACACTCTTCCTTCCTGATCCCTATCCtttaatgatcatttttttaTGTCAAGATTCTGAATTAACACTTGTATGATGATGTGATACCTAATCACAGCTGGTCTTGTAGGAAactatggtttctttttctttcctgcataACTTTCTGCTCTCCCTGGAATTACAACTGTTGTCCctatatttggggttttttgtgttttgttttttgtttttttagttctctATGTATTTATCCGTAATTCAACCTCGAACTCATTACCCACGTTCTAAATCTCTGCTCCATAGGTTCAGATGAGTGAAATGTTGTATCAGTTTCATTCTCCTGTAGAAATCTCTCTTCGAGCCTAGACTTGCTCTAATATGGACTGTCTCCTGGCTATTTCCTGACATCTTCCTTCACCATTATTATCCTAGGAATTCCTTTTGTCCATGTTGAGCAGTATGTTTAGTGTatctacagttttctttttctgacttactgTCTTACAGCACATTCTTTAGTAGCTTCCTGAAGAAGAGTACATGAGGTGTACTTTCTTGAGACTTTACGTGTCTAAAAAGTTTTTTCTAACCTCATACTTAAATGATAGCTTGACTAGGTATTGAATTATATGTTGGAAATATTTCTTCAGACATCTGAAAGCATTATTCCACTACcctctagcttcttttttttttttctcctctagcttcttaaacttactttaaaaagagtATTATTTTAACCTCCCTGCTTCATCCCCACCTCCAAAGCAATCTGGTGCCCCCAATTTCTGAGGGTTTTAGGGGGAAGATGGTAGTGGATTTTGGAGTATAAATCAGGTTATTGCTTGGCCCTCTCCATCGCTAGCTTAGGATTGAGTTTCCTCTGGTAAAttgtaaattatttgtaaatataattgtaaattattttccagtgtatcttagtttttgtttctccCTGTCCTTTCATCCTGGGgagtttatgctttttaaaaaaaatcctttaactATTGTTTTGTGGGGTATTCAGAAGGAGTAAAATTAGATGCATAGATTgaattcaccatattaacataaaaatcttttttgattatagtctttaaaagattttgtgtCTATGGCCACTGGTTTAATATGATTaactttctttccattcctgTTTTACAGTTCCTGATGAACATTTATCATCGTAAGTATATATCATGTTGTAATTGggtttttttaaaccattaatgtgttttaattttttttttaagattttatttatttagagagctgGGGGGGGAGGctgagaatcccaagcacactcaacactgagcacagaacctgacacagggctggatcccaccaccctgagatcatgacctgatccaaaatcaaaagtcagatgcttaaccgactgagccacacaggtgctccaggcattaatgtgttttaaaagtCAGATCTTTTTAACATcaattcctgatttttttaaataactcttattaaactaaaaacaatgttttcttgACATGGTTATTAAAAATCTGTCCAAAGCCAGTGCTATATTTGACAGTACAAAGTATTCTTGTGTTGTCCTATTTGCCACTTCTGTTTAACATTGTTCtagaggggtggctgggtggctcagtcagttgagcatctgagtgttgatttcagcttggataatgatcctggagtcctgggattgagccccatattgggcttctcACTTGATGGGgagtctcctctccctctgctcctcccactatATACATGCACCCACGAGCAAGTgctgtctctcataaatattaaaaaaaaaaaaaaagttcaggatgcctgggtggcttagtggttgagcatctgcctttagctcatcccgggatcaagtcccacatcgggttccttgcagggagactgcttctccctctgcctattgtctttgtctctctgtgtctctcatgaataaataaataaataaaatatttaaacaaaaaagtttaaaaaattaaaataaatttttaaaatattgttctaGTAGTTGTAGTTgttacagacacatgaaaaagaaattagaagcaTGCCTGTCTGCAAGGAAAGACAGTTATTATTTGTAGatgatacaaatttttaaaaaccaagagaataagatttttttattacagagattaaaaattgttttccttcatACACAAAGTTCAAATATAGCTACATTTTCAGTAGCAACAAAAAAGTGAAAGCTACCTAGGAATAAGTGACATTTaattgtatatgcatatgtacactTCTATTTAAAAGTCTATAAAGATACACACCAACCTATACCAGTGATTATTttaggagaaagagagatggaagtTAGGTTTAGAAAAGGTTTTAACTTTTTCTCTGCtaaatttctttgtttgtttttattttttaaagattttatttatttattcatgagagacacacagagagagaggcagagacataggcagagggagaagcaggctccatgcaggaagcccgatgtgagtctcgatcccaggactatgggatcacatcctgaaccaaaggcagacgctcaaccactgagtcacccaggcatccctctgctaAATTTTTTATAGagattatgtattatttaaaaaaatactacttttaaaacaaaacaggcaaataATGTAAATTAACAAAAACTTTGGGGAAGAGGGTAAATCTTACTAGTGAtcacaaatatacaaattaaaataatgacaacTCTGTAAAACTGGCTACCACAGAAAAGATGTTCGTAAGAATGTCTGAGATGTTGGCAAGAACATGGAGAAAAGGATAATTGATACTCCACTAGTAGGAGTATAAGTTGGAAAGTAAT is a window encoding:
- the TTC19 gene encoding tetratricopeptide repeat protein 19, mitochondrial; the encoded protein is MYRLLSPSLGRGLLRAAGRRCRACSAHLLPGPAGGRTPEVGVPAPRVAPRGGGPGLLPLLAALAWFSRPAAAEEEEERQGAGGAAAEGAADEAEAEIIQLLKRAKLSIMKDEPEEAELILHDALRLAYQSDNRKAITYTYDLMANLAFIRGQLENAEKLFKATMSYLLGGGMQQEDNAIIEISLKLASIYAAQNRQEFALAGYEFCISTLEEKIEREKELAEDILSVEEKASTHLLLGMCLDTYARYLLFSKQPSQAQRMYEKALQISEEMLGERHPQTIVLMSDLATTLDAQGRFDEACVYVQKASDLARQIEHPELHMLLSNLAAILMHRERYAQAKEIYQEALKQAELKRDEVSMQHIREELAELSRKSRPLT